The Rattus rattus isolate New Zealand chromosome X, Rrattus_CSIRO_v1, whole genome shotgun sequence genome has a window encoding:
- the LOC116887909 gene encoding uncharacterized protein LOC116887909, which produces MKVTKKSHNTTPDVEPSTTSAKSKKTKTCHQPKTRTRSKKSPQPGSKRSTKIHRMIKKAKNTLPSISKKKPSKKTAPPKKKTKRAKCEALFHRRHHLMDEMTTTSTDTEDEPTSSDSSTWSTSDEESQ; this is translated from the exons ATGAAAGTGACCAAGAAATCACACAATACTACACCAGATGTCGAACCATCAACTACAAGTGCGAAATCCAAGAAAACTAAGACTTGCCATCAACCCAAAACCAGAACTAGAAGCAAGAAGAGTCCTCAGCCTGGTTCCAAACGTAGTACGAAG ATACACAGGATGATAAAGAAGGCCAAGAACACCCTGCCAagtatctcaaaaaagaaaccttcGAAGAAAACTGCACCACCGAAAAAGAAGACTAAGCGCGCCAAATGTGAAGCACTATTCCATCGCCGCCACCACCTAATGGATGAGATGACCACTACTAGCACTGACACGGAAGACGAGCCGACTAGTTCAGACAGCTCCACTTGGTCAACTAGTGATGAGGAAAGTCAATAG